One window of the Oxyura jamaicensis isolate SHBP4307 breed ruddy duck chromosome 17 unlocalized genomic scaffold, BPBGC_Ojam_1.0 oxy17_random_OJ67492, whole genome shotgun sequence genome contains the following:
- the C17H9orf78 gene encoding telomere length and silencing protein 1 homolog has protein sequence MAAARSFRRRREEPEEDEEDEELAREVRLKLEEAKEVQSLRKRPNGVSAVALLVGEKLQEEATLVDDPFKIKSGGMVDMKKLKERGKDRINEEEDLNLGTSFSAETNRRDEDADMMKYIETELKKRKGIVENEEQKVKLKNAEDSLYELPENIRVSSAKKTEEMLSNQMLSGIPEVDLGIDAKIKNIISTEEAKAKLLAEQQNKKKDSETSFVPTNMAVNYVQHNRFYHEELNAPVRRNKEEPKPRPLRVGDTERPEPERSPPNRKRPPNEKATDDYHYEKFKKMNRRY, from the exons gttaAAACTCGAGGAAGCCAAAGAAGTGCAGAGCCTCAGAAAGCGACCCAATGGGGTGAG CGCTGTAGCTCTGCTCGTGGGAGAGAAGCTGCAAGAAGAAGCGACACTTGTG GATGACCCATTTAAGATAAAATCTGGGGGGATGGTGGACATGAAGAAGCTGAAAGAACGAGGCAAGGACAG GATTAATGAAGAGGAAGATCTCAACTTGGGAACTTCCTTCTCGGCCGAAACCAACAGGCGAGATGAAGATGCTGACAT GATGAAGTACATCGAGACAGagctgaagaagaggaaaggaattgTGGAGAATGAGGAGCAGAAGGTGAAGCTTAAGAATGCTGAGGACTCCCTGTATGAGCTGCCAGAGAACATCCGTGTGTCCTCTGCCAAGAAGACTGAAGAGATGCTGTCCAACCAGATGCTGAGCGGCATCCCTGAAGTGGACCTGGGAATTGA tgcaaaaattaaaaacatcatcTCAACTGAAGAGGCGAAGGccaagctgctggcagagcagcagaacaaaaagaaagacagtgAAACTTCCTTTGTTCCTACAAACATGGCTGTTAACTATGTCCAGCACAACAGAT tttatCACGAGGAGCTAAATGCACcagtgagaagaaataaagaagagcCAAAGCCCCGTCCTCTGAGAGTGGGGGATACAGAGAGGCCAGAACCTGAGC GGTCTCCTCCAAATCGCAAACGGCCACCCAATGAAAAAGCAACCGACGATTATCACTATGAGAAATTCAAGAAGATGAACAGGCGATACTGA